The DNA region TGTAGCTGCGTTAATTGCGTACCAGTTGCTTAAGTAGTTATTAGGTCCTTAGTCCTCAGGCGATAGTCCGTAGTCTTTAAACTAGAGACTCAAGACTTCTGACTCAAGACTCCGGACTCCTTTCATCCCAGCTCAATTTGGCGTTTAATGCTTTCTTCCAGCGATATCAAAGTCTCGGTGCGCTGAATGCCGTTAACTGCCTGTATTTCCTCGTTCAGCACGTGCCGCAAATGATTGGTATCTCTGCAAATAATTTTGGCGAACATGCTGTAAGCGCCAGTTGTATAATGCAGTTCAACCACTTCTTTAATTTTACTCAACTGGGCAACGGCGTCTTTGTATTGAATCCCTTTTTCGAGGTAAATCCCCAGGAAGGCACAAATATCGTAGCCAGCTTTTTGCGGGTCGATAATTAGATGCGAGCCTTTAATAATGCCCATTTCCTGCAATTTTTTCATCCTAACGTGTATTGTACCGCCAGAAACGATTAAGTCTTTTGCAATTTCTGTATAAGGTTTTGTGGCATCCTGCATCAATTGCTTCAATATATCGATGTCGAGGTTGTCAATTTCTAAATTGGAATTGTCTTTTTTAAGCATATTTTTGAATTATGATAAGCAAATTTAACAATATTTATCAAAGTAATAAAAATAAAATTAAATGTTTAAAATATTTGCAAGGTATTGATAGTTCCTTTACATTTGTATCAAGCAATTAACAAAAACGAACGTTCTTTAACAAATTGCTTAACATACTGTAGGGTGGTGAAACAGGCAGACACACCTCCTTGTCTCGGTGGCGGAGAATTTGGGAAACCAGCAATGGCTAACCACTCCTTGAAGGTTCGATTCCTTCCCCTACAGCGGTTTGGTTTCAAGTACAACGTCTTAATAGACTGTTGACTAAATACTTCAGACTAACGACTAGAATGTTGGGTGGTGAAATTGGCAGACACGCCTCCTTGTCTCGGTGGTGGGGAATAATGGGACAAACGCAGTTTATTGGGTTGACCACAATTAATTTTTTGAACTGTAGCTAACTACCCCTTGAAGGTTCGACTCCTTCCCCAACAGCATTTTTTATGAATAATAAGTTAGTTAATCGAGCAATCCTGGATAGGTTGCTCTTTTTTGTTTTGTAACTTACGGTTATTTTATCTATGCCGGATTTTAAATCCGGAGCTAAAAAGATCGGGATTACAAATGCCAACCAGCGAGACTTTTTCAATTCCGTATAAACAAAAAAAGGAACAGATATCAATCCGTTCCTTTCTATTGGCTTTGAAATGCTGATTAAACAGTCATTACATCTTTTTCTTTAGCCTCGGCATGTTTATCAACCTTTACAATGTACGCATCGGTTAATTTCTGCACTTCAGCTTCGCCAGTTTTTATTTCATCATCTGATACGCCTTCGCCCTTAAGTTTTTGGATTTTGTTATTGGCATCCTTACGGATGTTGCGTACGGTAATGCGGCCGCGTTCTGCTTCTTCTTTAACTTTTTTAACCAGGTCTCTTCTGCGTTCTTCGGTTAACGGTGGTACCACTAAACGAATAACAATACCATCATTTTGCGGGTTGATACCAATGTTGGCTACCTGAATGGCTTTCTCAATTGCTGTAAGAAGTGATTTCTCCCAAGGCTGAATCACAATTGTTCTCGCATCTGGCGTATTAATGCTCGCTACCTGAGCCAATGCTGTTTGAGCGCCGTAATAATCCACAAAAATCCCATCAAGCATGCCTGCCGAAGCTTTACCAGCCCTAATTTTAGTTAGTTCAGATTCACAATGATCGATCGCCTTATCCATCGAAGATTGTGCGTCCATTAATTGCAATTGTATGAGTTCGTTCATAATATGTGTATTTCTACAAAAATAATAATTTTTTTATTGCTGGTAATCTTATCGCTGGTCGAGATTTGTAGTCTCTTACTATTTATACTGGATTTGAAATCCAGAGCTATAAAATCGGGATTGCAAATCCCGATTAGCGTGTTACTTTACTGCTGGTCGAGATTTTTACTGTTGCTGGTGGAGATTTGTAATCCCGACCTATGTAAACCGAATTTTCAAATCCCGATTAACAATCGTCTTATTGCTAGTCGACTTATTGCAAGTCGACTTATTGCTGGTCGACTCAGTGCTGGTCGAGATTTGTAATCTCGACCTATCTAGATCGGGATTTCAAATCCCGACTAAGTGTGTCTAAAAGTTATTTCACCAAAGTACCGATAGGTTCGCCATTGGCAATTTTCATAAAGTTGCCATGTTTATTCATATCAAATACAATAATTGGCACCTGATTTTCTTCGCAAAGGGTAAAGGCTGTCATATCCATTACGTTTAAACCCTTGGCGTAAACCTCTTTAAACGAGATTTCTTCATATTTTGTTGCCAATGGATTTTTTTCGGGGTCGGCGGTGTAAATGCCATCAACCCGGGTTCCTTTTAATACGGCATCGGCCTTAATTTCGATAGCCCGAAGTGCGGCAGCAGAATCGGTTGTAAAATACGGATTGCCGGTACCTGCACCAAAAATTACAACGCGGCCTTTTTCAAGGTGGCGAACGGCACGTCTGCGAATAAACGGCTCACAAATCTGTTCCATTTTAATTGCGGTAAGCAAACGGGTCTTGATGCCAACTTTTTCCAGTGCATCTTGCAAGGCCATCGAGTTGATTACCGTAGCAAGCATGCCCATATAATCGGCTTGTGCCCTGTCCATTCCGCTTTTTTCGGCACTTAAGCCCCTAAAAATATTGCCTCCACCTATTACTATTGCAATTTCTAAACCTTTATCGTGTACGGCTTTAATATCGTCGGCATATTGTTTAACGCGTTCATTATCAATTCCGTATTGTTTCTCGCCCATTAGCGATTCGCCGCTAAGCTTTAGTAGGATGCGTTTGTATTTCATGTCCTCAAAAATATTAACATTTTTTTAATACCGAGCTATGCTTTTAAACAAATGCTGTAATTATTTAATTGCTATGCGCTCGCCGTTAAATATCACATCCTGCAGCTCGAGATTTTGATTAACAACCAACAGATTAGCCGTATGGCCGATTGCGATTTCGCCAGTCAGGTTTTCGATGCCGATCAGTTTGGCAGGATAAACAGTTGCCATTTTTATGGCTTCACCGATTTCAATATCGCAAAAATCGACACAGTTTTTTACGGCCTGCAGCATCGTTAGCGATGAGCCGGAAAGGGTGCCATCGGGCATTACAAACTTATCGCCTTTTTGTACGTGTTGATATGGCCCCGTTGAGCAAGCGGTTACCGCATCAGTAATGAGAAATAAACGTTCTTTTACCAACTTTTTGGCAAACTTTACCACTTCGTAACTTACATGGCGGCCATCAACTATAACACTGGCCATAGCTTTGTTGTGGTTAAAAACGGCGGTGGGAATTCCTGGGTCGCGGTGGTGGATTGGGCTCATTGCATTGAATAAATGCGTTGTAGTTTGAATACCTTTGTTGTAGGCTGCGGTTGCTTCTTCAAAAGTGGCATTGCTGTGTCCCAGCGAAACCAATACATCATTATCTAGCAGGTATTGAATAACTTTATCGTCCTGACACTCGGGCGCAATGGTCATCATTTTAATAACGCCATCGCCAAAGTTTAATAGGGCTTTGATTTCATCTAAACTGGCTGTGCGAACAAATTCTGGAATGTGGGCGCCTAAACGTTTGGGGTTTAAAAAGGGGCCTTCGAGGTGAAGCCCAAGAAAATTCTTCGCACTTTGGCGGTATTCTTTTGCGGTTTTGATACAGGCGTTAAAAACCTGCTCTGTATTGGTGGCCATACATGCCAGAAAACCTGTTGTGCCTTTTTTTAGTAAGTCATCCTCAATAATAGCTAACGATTCTACCGTGGGCTCTGCCGAAAATAATCTACCTCCTGCACCGTAAATCTGAAGGTCGATGAGCCCGGGAAGTACCATCAGTTGCTGTTCCGAGCTTGGGTGGCCACTGTTGGTTAGTCCTGAAATTTTGTTCTCAGCGATAGTGATGGTCTTATTTTTTTCTAATTTCTCGTTATCGAAATAAGAAACATTGGCAAGGCTTTTAGGCATGGGCAAACGTTTGAGTAAATTTGTTCTTACAACTTCAAAGTTAAATATTGTAGCTATATATTTGGTTATAAGAGCAAATAGTTATTTAAATAAACCAATGGAAAATAGTAGAAGGAGTTTTTTAAAAGGGAGCCTCACGCTTGGAGCTGCTTCTTTAATAACGCCGTCGGTCGCACTTGCTACTCGGCCCCGCGTTGATGACGGATTTAAGTTCGCTGTTGGCCCGTATCTGCAAACCAATTTTAATAATTCTATGACCATTTTGTGGTTAACCAATAATATTGGTGCCGGTTGGGTAGAATATGGTGAAGCGCCCGATCAACTCAATCAGAAAGCTTTTGGTAAAGCAGAATTAGGATTAATTGCCGCCAATAGCAAGCTGAATATGATAACTCTTTCAAACTTAAAGCCGGGAACTAAGTACTATTATAAAATCGTTTCGAAAGAAATTAAAAGCTTTCAGCCATACAAGCTTGTTTACGGCGATACAATAAGCAGCGAGATACAACAATTTGTTAATACCGACGTAAACAAGGCGGAGATATCATTTTTGATGATGAATGATATACACGATCGGCCTGAAAGTATTCCGCATTTGATGGGTTTGGTTGGCAATGAGAAGCAGGATTTTATCTTTTTTAACGGCGACATTTTCGATTACCAAACTGATGAAAAACAAATTATCGATCACATGTTGCAACCCTGTGTAGATAATTTCGCAAGGCATACTCCGTTTGTTTATGTTCGGGGAAATCATGAAACCCGGGGAAAATTTGCCCGTGATTTTCCCCGGTATTACATGCACGTCGGGCATGCCGCGTTTACTTTGGGACCAGTGCGTTTTGTGATTTTAGACACAGGAGAGGACAAGGAAGATTCGCATCCGGTTTATGCCAACATCGTAAATTTTGATGACTATCGTGCGCAACAGGCCGAATGGCTCAAAACAGAAATTGAATCTAAAGCTTTCAGAAAAGCTCCGTTCAGAATTGTTTTAATGCATATCCCACCTCGTTTTTCCGGAGATGCGCATGGGCCAAAGCAATGTACCGAACTATTTGAGCCTTTGTTAAACAAGGGAAAAGTAGATTTGGTATTGAGTGGGCATACACATCGGCATATGGTGCATCAACCAGATAAAAATTTAAATCATTATCCATTAATTATTGGTGGTGGGCCAAAGGCTGGAACAAGAACCATTACAAAGATAAAGGCCGATGCAAATAAAGTTGTGGTGAGTATGCTCGATGATTCGGGCAAGGAAGTTGGGGCGTATACCGCAATGAAGAAGTAGCTAAATTTAGGCTGCCAAGAGATTCAGTGAGTGAGCATCCAGATTTGAGAAAATATTATTTTGAGCGCTTGTATATTGCGTTCAGTTCGGACATGAAGTGTTCAGCGTCATTTTTTGTTCTTATGACCTTGCCGAGACTATCCTCGTCGCAGAAATTTCTAGAAACAGGAGTTGCAGAAGTAGGCGATATTTTTGCAGCTTTTTTCAAGTCTTGAATTTTATTTTGAATGTGCTGATTCATAATACAAATATAATGAAAAATTGATGAACAAGTTTAAGGCTATTTTAGTTTGAACATATAATATCTGTAAAGATCTCGATTTTCTCTCTCATAATCAAATAGTTCTGGTCGAGGTTTAGCATAAGGAGTGCCATCTTCATGCGCTTCGTACTGGCCATTGCGGAATATCCTTACATACCAATCAACACCAATTGCTAGAAAAAATTCATTAAAATAAGCACGATTGTGTTTAAACATGCGGTGATAAAGTCTAGCCCTTAAGTCATTTGACCCATCGATACCAATTGTAAAGCCGTTATTAGAATCGAGAAAGGCCAGAGCTAAAAACAATACTGTAGAAAAGACCTTATTTATATTTGAGTGATGCAAACTCACGTTGTCCTTAAAACCTCCATTACTAGCAGGTGGCCCAAAGCCCAAATTGTACACATCTGGTAACAGCGGGTCTGGGTGTTTCGAAATCTTTACAAGTATCTGTTGAATACTGCCATCGCGTTGAAGAGCATTGAATCTCATTTCAGTTAAATCTTCTGCAATGAAAGTTGGAGGATAGGTTTGCTCAAAATCGATGGCTATCTGCATTTTGGAAAAAAAATTAGCTTCCTTTAAGGAATAAAATGTGCTGTAATTACTTTGATTAGTATGACTTTGAAATTGGTAGTCAACCAGCTAATTTATAAAATCTTCTCCAATATTTCGATCAGAACACAATGCAATTGAGCAGAGGCTTTCTCAAAAAGACAAATCGATAAATTTGTCACGCTGAGCCTTCTGGAAATCCGGTAAAATCGTCTCTGGACAAGTAGTCGAAACGGCCTTTCAAGCATTTGGGCTAGCCCTTCGACTATCTCTCCCGACTTTTCGGGAAGCTATCATTTACGTTTTTTGCAACTTGCTGTTTTATAAGACACTACATGAACGGTCGTCATTCCCAGCTTGTACCGATAGCTATCGGTAGGGAATCTTACTGTAAAAATAGCGCAACGCTTTAGGATTCCCGCCTGCGCGGGAATGACGGCAAGAATAGTTTACGTCATCCGATAGCTATCGGATCATACTGATTTTTATGCAATAAATTAGAACTCAGGATGACAATACTTCATTTTTGAAGCAGCCTCCATTCAGCTGCGCTTCAGTCGAGATGACGACCGTTTCTTAGAAATAAAGTCATAAAAAAAGCCCCGATTTCTCGAGGCTTCGTTGAATTTTATGGATGCTTATGCACCTAATTGTACACGTTTGAAAGCAGATACTGTTAAACCTTTAGAAGTGTTATCTAAAAATTTACGAACATCTACTGAACTATCTTTAACAAACTCTTGGTTTAATAAAGTGCTGTCTTTGTAGAATTTATTCAATTTACCAGCAGCGATTTTTTCAACCATTTCTTCTGGTTTACCTTCAGCACGAATTACATCTTTAGCAATTTCGATTTCACGCTCAATTGTAGCAGGATCAACACCGTCTTTATCAACAGCAACAGGATTCATGGCAGCAATTTGCATGGCAACATCTTTACCAGCTTCAGTAATATCAGCACCATTAGTGTTTTCAAATACTACTAAAACACCCATTTTACCGTTAGAGTGGATATAAGAAACGATTTTTTCGCCAGAAATATTTGCATACTCTTGAATAACGATTTTCTCGC from Pedobacter endophyticus includes:
- a CDS encoding Lrp/AsnC ligand binding domain-containing protein, with the protein product MLKKDNSNLEIDNLDIDILKQLMQDATKPYTEIAKDLIVSGGTIHVRMKKLQEMGIIKGSHLIIDPQKAGYDICAFLGIYLEKGIQYKDAVAQLSKIKEVVELHYTTGAYSMFAKIICRDTNHLRHVLNEEIQAVNGIQRTETLISLEESIKRQIELG
- the frr gene encoding ribosome recycling factor, which gives rise to MNELIQLQLMDAQSSMDKAIDHCESELTKIRAGKASAGMLDGIFVDYYGAQTALAQVASINTPDARTIVIQPWEKSLLTAIEKAIQVANIGINPQNDGIVIRLVVPPLTEERRRDLVKKVKEEAERGRITVRNIRKDANNKIQKLKGEGVSDDEIKTGEAEVQKLTDAYIVKVDKHAEAKEKDVMTV
- the pyrH gene encoding UMP kinase, encoding MKYKRILLKLSGESLMGEKQYGIDNERVKQYADDIKAVHDKGLEIAIVIGGGNIFRGLSAEKSGMDRAQADYMGMLATVINSMALQDALEKVGIKTRLLTAIKMEQICEPFIRRRAVRHLEKGRVVIFGAGTGNPYFTTDSAAALRAIEIKADAVLKGTRVDGIYTADPEKNPLATKYEEISFKEVYAKGLNVMDMTAFTLCEENQVPIIVFDMNKHGNFMKIANGEPIGTLVK
- the nagA gene encoding N-acetylglucosamine-6-phosphate deacetylase, which translates into the protein MPKSLANVSYFDNEKLEKNKTITIAENKISGLTNSGHPSSEQQLMVLPGLIDLQIYGAGGRLFSAEPTVESLAIIEDDLLKKGTTGFLACMATNTEQVFNACIKTAKEYRQSAKNFLGLHLEGPFLNPKRLGAHIPEFVRTASLDEIKALLNFGDGVIKMMTIAPECQDDKVIQYLLDNDVLVSLGHSNATFEEATAAYNKGIQTTTHLFNAMSPIHHRDPGIPTAVFNHNKAMASVIVDGRHVSYEVVKFAKKLVKERLFLITDAVTACSTGPYQHVQKGDKFVMPDGTLSGSSLTMLQAVKNCVDFCDIEIGEAIKMATVYPAKLIGIENLTGEIAIGHTANLLVVNQNLELQDVIFNGERIAIK
- a CDS encoding FN3 domain-containing metallophosphoesterase family protein, which produces MENSRRSFLKGSLTLGAASLITPSVALATRPRVDDGFKFAVGPYLQTNFNNSMTILWLTNNIGAGWVEYGEAPDQLNQKAFGKAELGLIAANSKLNMITLSNLKPGTKYYYKIVSKEIKSFQPYKLVYGDTISSEIQQFVNTDVNKAEISFLMMNDIHDRPESIPHLMGLVGNEKQDFIFFNGDIFDYQTDEKQIIDHMLQPCVDNFARHTPFVYVRGNHETRGKFARDFPRYYMHVGHAAFTLGPVRFVILDTGEDKEDSHPVYANIVNFDDYRAQQAEWLKTEIESKAFRKAPFRIVLMHIPPRFSGDAHGPKQCTELFEPLLNKGKVDLVLSGHTHRHMVHQPDKNLNHYPLIIGGGPKAGTRTITKIKADANKVVVSMLDDSGKEVGAYTAMKK
- a CDS encoding DUF6934 family protein: MQIAIDFEQTYPPTFIAEDLTEMRFNALQRDGSIQQILVKISKHPDPLLPDVYNLGFGPPASNGGFKDNVSLHHSNINKVFSTVLFLALAFLDSNNGFTIGIDGSNDLRARLYHRMFKHNRAYFNEFFLAIGVDWYVRIFRNGQYEAHEDGTPYAKPRPELFDYERENRDLYRYYMFKLK
- the tsf gene encoding translation elongation factor Ts; amino-acid sequence: MSTVQITAADVNKLRQQTGAGMMDCKKALVEANGDFEAAVDLLRKKGQKVSAARSGNATSEGLVSIAVSADGTNGKLIALACETEPVSKVEDFRNLAQAVLAAAVANNPASAEELSAITLEDGRTVAETITELTGKIGEKIVIQEYANISGEKIVSYIHSNGKMGVLVVFENTNGADITEAGKDVAMQIAAMNPVAVDKDGVDPATIEREIEIAKDVIRAEGKPEEMVEKIAAGKLNKFYKDSTLLNQEFVKDSSVDVRKFLDNTSKGLTVSAFKRVQLGA